The genomic window GCCGACCTGTGGAGTTGATGCAGTAGCCCCATGCAGCCCTGCCAGCGTCCACCGGCGAAATCCCCTGCTTGGTGGGCATCACGAGCACATCGGAGGCCCCGAGCTTGTCTCGGGCCACAGCCTGTTGGCCGATGTACGCCCAAGGATCCCCAAGGTTGTTGGAATCATTGGTCTCCCAGTCGGACCAAGCCCACGGCTGGGTCGCCCACCACCCGGTATTGCTGTTGAGGCCAGCCACTAGGACAAGGACTGGCTCGTCGGTCGCATGGCTGTCAGGAACGGGAGTAACCGGGCTGCCGATCTCCTTGACGAATACATCTAGCAAGCCGTTTGTGTCATCCGAAACCAAGTCTGGTGCGCTGGAAAGAAAGGCAACGTAGCGCCCGTTGCTGGACAGCACCGGCCCCATGTCGTATCCGGTACCTGGCGTCCCACTTGGATTCGCGGCCAAGCCGGTGGTCTGCCCCGTCTGGAGGTCCTTGAGATACACACGGTAGTTGGCCCCGAACCCATTCGGCATGCCGAAGTTGGTGGCCTGGGAGGTGAAAGCCACGTATCTGCCCGATCCTGAGATAGAGTTGTCCTGATCGGAATAGTGGTTCCCCTGCTGACCGTTTGATGCTGTCGAGACGCGAGCCGTCTCACCTGAATCAAGATCCTTCACGAACTGGTCTACAAGGTCGTTGGTGTCGTTCGGCACCAGACTCGACGCCGACGAAGAGAAGGCCACCTTACTGCCGTCTGCTGAGATGGAAGGACGATACGTCCAGCCGTTCGCGGGCGTGCCATCGGACGAGCATGAGACAAGACGGATTGCGCCCGTCACCCGATTCTTGACGAACACGTTACCGGGCGAACGCACGCCTCCCGCAACGAGGTTGGTCGCATCGGACACGAACGCCACCTGCCGGCCGTCATTCGACACGGCAGGTGCGAACGATGTGGCGTTGCCAGCGGTACCCTCGGACGTTGATGAGATCAGAGTCGTCTCGTTCGTCGCTCGATCCTTGAGGAACACCGAAACGATACCCGCGTCACCGCTCGGCGCCAGTGTGGGGGAGCTTGAGGAGAACGCGACGAACCGACCATCTCCTGAGATTGATATTCCTGAGATCGACAGGTTCGCACCAGTACAGGACGCTTGGGCACCTAAGGAGTCCGTCGACACTCGAAACAACTGCCCGTTCGTTGTGTCCTTGACGAAACAGTCTTCCTCACCGTTTGTATCGTCAGGCACCAAGTCGGCGGATACCGACTCGAACGCGATAAAGCGCCCGTCGGCCGACATTGCGGGGCGTCCGTTGACGCATCCGCGCGATGCCTGCGCGCCTGACGAATCGGTGTTCACTCGAGTTGTTGTCGAGGTCCACAGGTCCTTGAGGAATACGTCTTTGGCAGAGTTCGTATCCCCTGGGACCAGGTTCGGCGCATCCGATATGAAGGCGACGTAGCGGCCGTCATCTGATACCCGGGTGGGCCACGTAGAATGGCCTGCACCCTGCGTGCCATCAGACGCCGTGGAGACTCTGACGATACTTCCTACACTCGCTACAGCCGCTACTGCAGGCTGAGAGTTGCAGGCGCACAGGACGGCAGCGGCCGTGAGGACCAACTGCACTCGTCCGGCGGCCACGCGCCAACCTACTGTGCGCCCAGTAGACCGGCGTGAAGACGTCTTGCGAAGCACCGGAACCATTTGCTTCCCCCTCGTGTAGCTCCGCCTCTGCTTGGCAGCAGCTTCCCCTCGACGCAGGGTATCACCCGCCTGCGGTCCACATTCTCGGGAGTCGCCCGTGTCCAATCCAGCACAAGACTCAAGTAGGGCGCAATCAACCCCCTCCCCAAACGAAACAAGCCGCCCTGCTCGGACGGCTTGCGTGAGTTCGTGTGGCGGGAGTAACGGGGCTCGAACCCGCGACCTCTGGCTTGACAGGCCAGCGCTCTAACCAACTGAGCTATACCCCCGAATGGGTAGCCGTCGCGAACGGACAGCGAAGGGGATTCTACCGACGACGCGCACCATTGTCTAGCGCGTGTACAAAGGGATACGCCCGAACGCCTCAAACGGCCGGAACGGGTATCATTCCCGCAGGACAGGAGGCACGCATGGCTGACCCCACACAAGGCACGACGTTCGCCGACAACCTTCGCACGGGCATCCAGGTCGCGTTGGCGAAGCGCGACCGCGTTGGCGCGGTCGAGCGCGCGCTCGATGCGGTTCACGCAGGTGACATCTCGATCGTCTCGCTCTACGTCGACGTGCTGAGCCCGCTGCTCGCGGGTATCGGCTCGGCGTGGTCGCACGGCAAGGAGCAGGTGTGGGAGGAGCACTTCGACTCGCACACGGTGCGCACGATCGTCGAGTCGCTCTACCTCGACGTGCAGCGTGAATCCGCCAAGGTCACCCCACGCGGTGAGCGCGTTCTGCTAGCCTGTCCGCCTCGCGAGCAGCACGAACTCGGCTTGCGGATGCTCTCCGACCGCTTCCAGCTCGCCGGCTACGACGTGACATTCCTCGGCGCTGATACGCCGCTCGACCAGATCATCGCCGCAGCCAAGGCGACCGACGCGAATCTCGTCGCGCTGTCTGTCTCGACCGTCTTCGAGCGCGTTGAGCTGCGCACCTTCGTCGACTCGCTTCGCGCACAACTGCCGGGGGCGCGCATTGTCATTGGTGGCCCGGCGTTCTCACGAGACCAGCACTGGCCCTCCGAGGACTTCCTCGACACGCACGAGCTCGGGCTCTTCGATCCCGCGACGGCTGGGTGACGCGAATGCTGCCGCTGCGCATCGCATGGCGCTTCCTGCGCTCGAGTCCCGGTCAGTCCGCGCTCATCATCGCCGGTATCGGCGTGGGCATCGCGACGCAGATCTTCGTGGGCTCGATCATCGTGTCGCTGCAGGCCAACCTGCTCGAGACCACGATCGGCTCGGCGGCTCACATCACCGTCAAGGCCATCAAGGAGTCCGACCCCGTTCGGTACTCCCCCGAGATGCAGAAGCTCTTCGCATCCGACCCGCGCGTCAAGCCGGGCACCGTCGCGCCGATACGCTCGGTGTCCGTGCTGTTCAGCAACGGCACCGACAGCTCAACTTTGGGTGTCATCGGCGGGAAGCTGCAGGAGATTGACGGCATCTTCAAGCTCACGAAGCGCACCATCGAGGGCAAGGCATCCATCGGCCCCAGCGAGATCATGCTGGGCAAGGAGTTCGCCGAGAAGTTCAACATCTCGGTGGGTGACACGATCTCGCTCAAGTTCTCGAACAACCAGACGGGCTCGTTCAAGGTCACGGGGATCTTCGACCTGGGCTCGGCACAGTTCAACCTCCGAAACGCGTTCGTCGCGCCTGCGGTGCCGCAGAACGTTCTCGGATGGGCCAACGACGAGTTCTCGAGCGTGCAGATGCAGCTCGTCCAGCCCTACGACTCAGCGCAGGTCGCAGCGCAGTGGAGCCAGCAGCTTCCCGGCGTCTCGGTACTCGACTGGCAGGGCCAGAACGCCGACCTGCTCGCCGGGCTCACCGCACAGTCGGTCTCCAGCTACATGATCCAGGCGTTCGTGCTCATCGCGATCGCGCTGGGAATCGCATCCACGCTCGCCATCGCGGCGGTCCAGAAGACGCGGCAGATCGGCATCCTCAAGGCGATGGGCCTTGGTGACCGGCCGGCCGGACAGGTCTTCCTGTTCCAAGCCGCCATCCTGGGCATGGGTGGCTCGCTCGCGGGCGTGCTCTTCTCATTCGGGCTGCTCGCGCTGTTCAAGCTCTCCCCCGCGCCCTTCACGATCGAGATGCAACCGAGCTTCGTGGCCGTCTCCTCGCTCATCGGCATCATCGTCGCCCTGCTCTCCTCGATCGTTCCGATACGATCGACATCGCGCCTCGACCCGATCGAGGTGATCCAGAGTGCCTGATACCTGCGACGAGGGAACACTGCTCGTGGCCACCGGTCTGGGCAAGGTCTACGGCGAAGGGGACGCAGCCACTCAGGCGCTCGCCGGAGTGGACGTGACCATGTGCGAAGGCGAGTTCGCGGCCATCATCGGCCAGTCGGGCAGCGGCAAGTCGACGCTGCTCAACATGCTCGGCCTGCTCGACACCCCAACCACCGGCGCCATCACTTACCAGGGCAAAGACGTGTCGATGTTGGACAAGGACGGCCGAGCCAAGCTGCGCAACGACCTCATCGGCTTCGTGTTCCAGTTCCACTACCTGCTGCCGGAGTTCTCGGTGATGGAGAACGTGCAGATGCCGGCGCTTATCGGCGGCATACTGCCTGCGGCCGAGTTGCGGACTCGTGCGCTCGAGACACTCGACCTGCTCGGGCTGGACGGTCTTGAGGGCAAGAACGCCAACCAGCTCTCGGGCGGTCAGAAGCAGCGGGTCGCGATCGCGCGCGCGCTCGTGAACCGGCCGTCGCTCCTGCTCGCCGATGAACCCACGGGCAACCTGGACACGATCAACACCAATCTGGTGTACGACCTGTTCCGCACGATCAACAAGGAACTCGGTACGTCGTTCTTGATCGTCACCCACGACCGCTCGATTGCCGAGCGCACCGACCGCATCCTCGAGATCCAGGACGGCAAGCTGGTGCAGGACATCCGCACAAGCGACGTGGTCGCGGGGAGCTAGTCCGGCGGCTTGCGGGGCGCGTATCCCGGCGGCTCCGGCGGTGCATCCGTGGGCGGCGCCCCTGGCGGCGGCACAGCAGCCGCCTGCGCCGCGAGCGGGCGTCCCTCGGCGACACCCGGATCGACCAGCAGCGCCGCTGCCATCCGCTCGTCGCGCGCCCGCGGACGCGCGTGGACCGCACGCCGTATCTGCCGAGCAACGCCGCGCCACGGCGAGCGCCACAAGTCGACGCAGAGCGCCAGCGCTCCAACCACCGCGGCGGTTCCGGCGACGAGCATTGCTGCAAGATAGGGGCGGTCGAAGTAGTTGAGCGGCTCTCGGAACAGCAGCGGCTTCTTTGGCCAGGTGAACAGCGCTGTCGCGCCGAGCCAGACCATGAGCGCAAGCAGCACG from Coriobacteriia bacterium includes these protein-coding regions:
- a CDS encoding cobalamin B12-binding domain-containing protein; amino-acid sequence: MADPTQGTTFADNLRTGIQVALAKRDRVGAVERALDAVHAGDISIVSLYVDVLSPLLAGIGSAWSHGKEQVWEEHFDSHTVRTIVESLYLDVQRESAKVTPRGERVLLACPPREQHELGLRMLSDRFQLAGYDVTFLGADTPLDQIIAAAKATDANLVALSVSTVFERVELRTFVDSLRAQLPGARIVIGGPAFSRDQHWPSEDFLDTHELGLFDPATAG
- a CDS encoding ABC transporter permease, with protein sequence MLPLRIAWRFLRSSPGQSALIIAGIGVGIATQIFVGSIIVSLQANLLETTIGSAAHITVKAIKESDPVRYSPEMQKLFASDPRVKPGTVAPIRSVSVLFSNGTDSSTLGVIGGKLQEIDGIFKLTKRTIEGKASIGPSEIMLGKEFAEKFNISVGDTISLKFSNNQTGSFKVTGIFDLGSAQFNLRNAFVAPAVPQNVLGWANDEFSSVQMQLVQPYDSAQVAAQWSQQLPGVSVLDWQGQNADLLAGLTAQSVSSYMIQAFVLIAIALGIASTLAIAAVQKTRQIGILKAMGLGDRPAGQVFLFQAAILGMGGSLAGVLFSFGLLALFKLSPAPFTIEMQPSFVAVSSLIGIIVALLSSIVPIRSTSRLDPIEVIQSA
- a CDS encoding ABC transporter ATP-binding protein, giving the protein MPDTCDEGTLLVATGLGKVYGEGDAATQALAGVDVTMCEGEFAAIIGQSGSGKSTLLNMLGLLDTPTTGAITYQGKDVSMLDKDGRAKLRNDLIGFVFQFHYLLPEFSVMENVQMPALIGGILPAAELRTRALETLDLLGLDGLEGKNANQLSGGQKQRVAIARALVNRPSLLLADEPTGNLDTINTNLVYDLFRTINKELGTSFLIVTHDRSIAERTDRILEIQDGKLVQDIRTSDVVAGS